TGAGTTTGCCCGCAGCGGTGAGGCGCAGGCGGTTGCAGGTGGGACAGTGGTGGCTGCTCACCGGGCTGATGAAACCCAGGCGCCCCCGGAAACCCGCCGGCTGGTAAAGCTCCGCCGGCCCGGCGGTGGGGTCAGCGGCCACCGGCTTTAGCGGTCCCAGCTCGGCCAGACGGGTCTTGACTTCCGCCATGGGCAGGAAATGCGCCTGCCAGCGCTCCGGCGCCGCCAGGGGCATGAACTCGATGAAGCGCACCTCCAGGGGGTCATCCTTGGCCAGACGGACAATCTCCAGCAGCTCCTGGTCATTGATGCCTTTGAGCACCACACAGTTGACCTTCAAGGGCTGAAAACCCAGGCTGAGAGCCCGCTTAAGCCCTGACAGCACCCGAGGCAAATGATCACCCCCGGTCAGGGCGGCATACCGGCCCGCATCCAGGGTGTCGAGACTGAGATTGAGGTGGCGCACCCCCGCGGCAAAGATCTCCCCCGCCAATTCCGGCAAAAGCACCCCGTTGGTGGTGAGGCAGACCTTGGCCACCCCCGGCACTTGGGTAAGACGCCGGAGGAACTCCACCACCTCTTGGCGCACCAGGGGCTCCCCGCCGGTGACCCGGATCTTTTTCAGGCCCACCCCAGCGGCCACCCGCGCCAGACGCAGGAACTCCTCGTAGCTCAGGATCTCCCGGCTGGGGAGTTTCTCAAACTCCGCCGCCGGCAAGCAATAGACGCAGCGCAGATTGCAGCGGTCGGTGATGGACAGCCGGAGATAGTTGACGGGCGGCGGCTGGTGCGTCGGCATTGTGAGGATCGGCCCGAGGTTTCTGGCGGCCGCGGCGGGGGGCCCCCGATCAGGGCGGCCCGGGCAGGTAGCGTCTTGCCCCGGCAAAGGAGACCCGCCAGACCTCCGCCTCCAGAGGAGCAAGACTCACCCCCCGGGGAGCGGCGTGGACAAAGCGGCCGTTCCCCACATAAATACCATTATGACAGACCTCCTGCAATCGGCCGGGGTCCGTCATGCCGGCGGTGAACCACTCACTTTTCTTCACCTGGCAGAAGCGATTGAAAAAGAGCACGTCCCCGAAGCGCAACTCCCCTAACCCCACCGGCCGGCCCACCGTGAACTGCTCCGCCACCGTGCGAGGCAGCATGATTCCCACCTGACGGAAAGCCCCCTGCACCAGCCCGGAGCAGTCCACCCCGCTGGGATCGGTGCCGCCACTTTTATAAGGCGCCCCCACATAACCCCGGATGGCCCGGTCCAAAGCGGCCTCCTGGGCAGTGCGCCACTCCACCGGAGGCGGCCCCGGCGGCAAAGTCCGCACCGGCGCCGCACAACCGGTAAAAAACACCGCCACCGCCATCACCACCAGCCAGCCCTGACCTCTCCCCCCTGGCCAGTCGCCACGCATCGCCTTCCCCCAGATGTGGCGATGAGGGGAGGGCCGGGGGAGCGGTGGCTCCCCCGCCCTCCCCTCAAACTCCCCACCCCACCCCCTTTAAGGGGTTGGGGGAGTGGGCTGGGGAGAGGGGGCAGGGGTCCACGACCCCTGGCCCCCTCTCCCCAGAAACAACTTCTTGGATCACCCCTCCTTAGCCCCTTCGAGGCGGGGGAAGAGGGGGGTGCCTTTGGTCATTTTGGTTCCCGGAGGCAGGCCGCCCCAGGTGAGTGTCCGGGTCAGGGGCGGTTGGAAGAGCTCCTCCCCCAGCCCCAGTTGTTCGCTCATCTTCCGGCTGCTGGTGGGCATCACCGGGTTTAACAGCGCCGCCAGCCAGCGCAGGCCCTCCAGCAGGTGGTAGAGCACCGTGTCCAGGCGGCGTTCTGCTGCCGGGTCTTTGGCCAGCTCCCAGGGGGCGGTGTCCACGATGTAGTGGTTGAGGTGGCTCACCAGCTCCCACGCCCGGGCCAGGGCCTTGGGGAATTCCAGTTCGGGAAAGAGGCGCAGGAAATCCGCCGCCGCGTCTGTGGCTGCCTGGGCCACCTCCCGGTCCCGGGCCGTGGACTCGCCCGGGGTCGGCACCACCCCCTGGCGGTATCTGAAGGACATCCCCAGGCTGCGGGCGAAGAGGTTCCCCAGATCGTTGGCCAGGTCCGCATTGATGCGCTGGATGAGGAGGTCCTCGCTGAAGGTGGCGTCCAGCCCGAAGACCATCTCCCGCAGGAAAAAGTAGCGCACCTGGTCGTTGCCGTAGAGGGAAATGAGGGTGAGGGGCTCCACCACATTGCCCAGGCTTTTGGACATCTTGCCGGTGGCCATCTGCCAGTAGCCGTGCACGTTCAGGTGCCGGAAAGGCGCAATCCCTGCGGCCTTAAGCATGGTGGGCCAGTAGACCGCGTGGGGCTTGAGGATGTCCTTGGCGATGAGGTGCTGGGCCGCCGGCCAGAAGGTGGCAAAGGCTTCCCCTCCGGGATAGTCCAGGCCGCTGACGTAATTGAGGAGGGCGTCAAACCAGACGTAAGCCACAAAGCGCTCATCGAAGGGCAGGGGAATGCCCCAGGGCAGCCGCCGGGCGGGCCGGGAGATGCACAGGTCCTCCAAAGGCTCCCGAAGAAACCCCAGCACCTCGTTTTTGTAGCGCTCCGGTCGGATCCAGTCCGGGTGGTCCTCGATATGGCGCACCAGCCACTCCTGGTAGCGGCTCATGCGGAAAAAGTAATTCTCTTCCTTGAGGTAGGTGGGCTCGGTCTGGTGGTCCGGGCAGCGGCCGTCCACCAGTTCCCGCTCCAGGTAGAAGCGCTCGCAGCCGAAGCAATAGAGGCCGCCGTAGTCGCCGAAGTAGATGTCGCCGGTGTCGTGCAGCCGGGCCAGCACCTCCTGGACCACCCGGATGTGGGCCGCCTCGGTGGTGCGGATGAAGCGGTCGTAGGAGATGCCCATCTCATCCCAGCAGCGCCGGAAACTGCCGCTGATCCGGTCCACGAAGTCCTTGACGGGCAGGCCGGCTTTCCTGGCCGCCTCCATCACCTTGTCGCCGTGTTCGTCGGTGCCGGTCTGGAAGCGCACCTCCTCCCCCAGGGCCCGGTGGAAGCGGGCCAGGGCGTCGGCCACCACGGTGGTGTAGGCATGCCCCAGGTGGGGCTCGGCATTGACATAATAAATGGGGGTGGTGATGTAAAAAGCCATGGTTGTATCACGAAACCTTGTGCGCTTGCGGGATTGCCGGCCGGAGCCGGGCGGTCTTTTGCCTTCAAAGAGGGACTCGGCCCGGGCAGGCTCGGGTCTGGGCCAACAAGTCGGCTAAGCTGCCCTCTCTGACCCCGTGCTCCCCTTTACTTCTGCCCCTCTTGTCCTTCCAGGCCCTTGAGGATGGCCAGGGTGCGCT
This DNA window, taken from Desulfobaccales bacterium, encodes the following:
- the moaA gene encoding GTP 3',8-cyclase MoaA, whose translation is MPTHQPPPVNYLRLSITDRCNLRCVYCLPAAEFEKLPSREILSYEEFLRLARVAAGVGLKKIRVTGGEPLVRQEVVEFLRRLTQVPGVAKVCLTTNGVLLPELAGEIFAAGVRHLNLSLDTLDAGRYAALTGGDHLPRVLSGLKRALSLGFQPLKVNCVVLKGINDQELLEIVRLAKDDPLEVRFIEFMPLAAPERWQAHFLPMAEVKTRLAELGPLKPVAADPTAGPAELYQPAGFRGRLGFISPVSSHHCPTCNRLRLTAAGKLKPCLFAAQELDVKEPLRRGATDADLAHLLQEAVRLKSRRPPQGESAPPVGLRAMRSIGG
- a CDS encoding C40 family peptidase — protein: MRGDWPGGRGQGWLVVMAVAVFFTGCAAPVRTLPPGPPPVEWRTAQEAALDRAIRGYVGAPYKSGGTDPSGVDCSGLVQGAFRQVGIMLPRTVAEQFTVGRPVGLGELRFGDVLFFNRFCQVKKSEWFTAGMTDPGRLQEVCHNGIYVGNGRFVHAAPRGVSLAPLEAEVWRVSFAGARRYLPGPP
- the metG gene encoding methionine--tRNA ligase encodes the protein MAFYITTPIYYVNAEPHLGHAYTTVVADALARFHRALGEEVRFQTGTDEHGDKVMEAARKAGLPVKDFVDRISGSFRRCWDEMGISYDRFIRTTEAAHIRVVQEVLARLHDTGDIYFGDYGGLYCFGCERFYLERELVDGRCPDHQTEPTYLKEENYFFRMSRYQEWLVRHIEDHPDWIRPERYKNEVLGFLREPLEDLCISRPARRLPWGIPLPFDERFVAYVWFDALLNYVSGLDYPGGEAFATFWPAAQHLIAKDILKPHAVYWPTMLKAAGIAPFRHLNVHGYWQMATGKMSKSLGNVVEPLTLISLYGNDQVRYFFLREMVFGLDATFSEDLLIQRINADLANDLGNLFARSLGMSFRYRQGVVPTPGESTARDREVAQAATDAAADFLRLFPELEFPKALARAWELVSHLNHYIVDTAPWELAKDPAAERRLDTVLYHLLEGLRWLAALLNPVMPTSSRKMSEQLGLGEELFQPPLTRTLTWGGLPPGTKMTKGTPLFPRLEGAKEG